The following proteins are encoded in a genomic region of Arcobacter suis CECT 7833:
- a CDS encoding YfhL family 4Fe-4S dicluster ferredoxin, with the protein MSLIITDECIACDACREECPNYAIEEGDPIYVIDSDRCTECVGHYEEPSCIEVCPVDCIIIDPDNQETMEELKFKYEQLMEEEN; encoded by the coding sequence ATGTCTTTAATTATTACTGATGAATGTATTGCATGTGATGCATGTAGAGAAGAGTGTCCAAATTATGCTATCGAAGAAGGTGATCCAATTTATGTGATCGATTCTGATAGATGTACTGAGTGTGTAGGGCATTATGAAGAACCTTCATGTATTGAAGTTTGTCCAGTTGACTGTATTATAATTGATCCAGATAATCAAGAAACAATGGAAGAGTTAAAGTTTAAGTATGAACAATTAATGGAAGAAGAAAATTAA
- a CDS encoding Ppx/GppA phosphatase family protein gives MSKVTTIIDIGSNSMRMVVLQKSSRFAFNLINETKSRVKISEGCYENDGNLQEIPMQRAYESLKSFLNISNALKSRKIICVATSALRDAPNSNIFISKIRKDLGLNIKVIDGEKEAYYGGVAALNLLHDDTFVTVDIGGGSTEFCFVNKGKVEKSISLNIGTVRIKELYFNKNDIDGAKKYILDNLKKILDLEITIPKKVVGIGGSIRALSKIVMAKNQYPLDILHGYMYKVESEISLFDRISRAKNNEDLKSFGVKKDRFDTIKEGAFIFKTILEELKIDEVVTSGVGVREGAYLTDLLRNSNHKFPENFNISVRSLLDRFQIDEKQSAYLGNNAKKIFDVLKPMHNLDNKFRSLLVISSKLHSIGSTLNFYKSNDNAFDFILNGLNYDFLHTSRVVVAHTIKFSKKALPTRNDILKYEDLLPSLGVMQWMSFMISLNIAINQDLSRPKVEYVLNDDTLQITLLNKSFLIESNIEKLESPEDLNIKI, from the coding sequence ATGTCTAAAGTAACAACTATTATCGACATTGGGTCTAACTCAATGCGTATGGTTGTATTACAAAAAAGTAGTAGGTTTGCATTTAATTTAATAAATGAAACAAAAAGTAGGGTGAAAATATCTGAAGGCTGCTATGAAAATGATGGAAATTTGCAAGAGATTCCTATGCAAAGAGCGTATGAGTCTTTAAAATCTTTTTTAAATATATCTAATGCTTTAAAATCAAGAAAAATTATCTGTGTTGCAACATCAGCACTTAGAGATGCTCCTAATTCAAATATTTTTATATCTAAAATTAGAAAAGATTTAGGATTAAATATAAAAGTTATTGATGGTGAAAAAGAGGCTTATTATGGTGGTGTTGCAGCTTTAAATTTACTTCACGATGATACTTTTGTAACTGTTGATATTGGTGGTGGTTCAACTGAATTTTGTTTTGTAAATAAGGGAAAAGTAGAAAAATCAATATCTTTAAATATTGGAACAGTTAGAATAAAAGAACTTTATTTTAATAAAAATGATATTGATGGTGCTAAAAAATATATTTTAGATAATTTAAAAAAAATTTTAGATTTAGAGATAACAATTCCTAAAAAAGTTGTGGGAATTGGTGGAAGTATAAGAGCTTTATCAAAAATTGTAATGGCAAAAAATCAATATCCTTTAGATATTTTACATGGATATATGTATAAAGTTGAAAGTGAAATTAGTTTATTTGATAGAATATCAAGAGCTAAAAACAATGAAGATTTAAAATCTTTTGGTGTAAAAAAAGATAGATTTGATACGATAAAAGAGGGTGCATTTATTTTTAAAACTATTTTAGAAGAGTTAAAAATAGATGAAGTTGTTACTTCAGGAGTTGGAGTAAGAGAAGGTGCTTATTTAACTGATTTATTAAGAAACTCAAATCATAAATTTCCAGAAAATTTTAATATAAGTGTTAGAAGTTTACTTGATAGATTTCAAATAGATGAAAAACAAAGTGCTTATTTAGGAAATAATGCTAAAAAAATATTTGATGTTTTAAAACCAATGCATAATTTAGATAATAAGTTTAGAAGTTTATTAGTAATCTCTTCAAAACTTCATTCTATTGGTTCAACACTAAATTTTTACAAATCAAATGATAATGCTTTTGATTTTATTTTAAATGGCTTAAATTATGATTTTTTACATACTTCACGAGTTGTTGTAGCTCATACGATTAAATTCTCAAAAAAGGCACTTCCTACGAGAAATGATATTTTAAAATATGAAGATTTATTACCATCTTTAGGAGTTATGCAATGGATGTCTTTTATGATTTCTTTAAATATTGCGATAAATCAAGATTTATCAAGACCAAAAGTTGAGTATGTATTAAACGATGATACTTTACAAATAACATTATTAAATAAATCATTTTTGATTGAATCAAATATTGAAAAATTAGAAAGTCCAGAAGATTTAAATATAAAGATATGA
- a CDS encoding ELM1/GtrOC1 family putative glycosyltransferase, whose product MKRILIISDGKPGHLNQSIAFCKIKNISYDILEVKFKSKFYKILSYILDRFNFFTDSLFEEHKKYYPEFYDAIISTGSGTYYFNKLIAQKYNKKSIALMLPKSYKYSNFYYIVAQEHDHPVLLDNLIAIPLNLSYPSPKGYLKKDDDKKSLAIIIGGDNGVFSMNYYLIKDKLDEIFEKYPEYLKYITTSRRTSFDIESLIDEYGFDYKLIYSREPNINPIGDFIAICDEFFITIDSTSMLSEVRANSDAKINIIELESKKENTKYHKLASIINDMDEKLNFAKLLKKIKI is encoded by the coding sequence ATGAAAAGAATTTTAATAATAAGTGATGGGAAACCAGGTCATTTAAATCAATCAATAGCTTTTTGTAAAATCAAAAATATTAGTTATGATATTTTAGAAGTTAAATTCAAATCAAAATTTTATAAAATTTTATCATATATCTTAGATAGGTTCAACTTTTTTACAGATTCACTTTTTGAAGAGCATAAAAAGTATTATCCAGAATTTTATGATGCAATTATAAGTACAGGTTCTGGAACTTATTATTTTAATAAATTAATTGCTCAAAAATATAATAAAAAATCGATAGCTTTAATGCTTCCCAAATCTTATAAATATTCAAATTTTTATTATATAGTTGCACAAGAGCATGATCATCCAGTTTTATTAGATAATTTAATAGCTATTCCTTTAAATTTATCATATCCAAGCCCAAAAGGTTATCTAAAAAAAGACGATGATAAAAAATCCTTAGCTATAATAATTGGTGGAGATAATGGTGTTTTTTCGATGAATTATTATCTAATAAAAGATAAATTAGATGAGATTTTTGAGAAATATCCTGAATATTTAAAATATATTACAACATCAAGAAGAACTTCTTTTGATATTGAATCTTTGATTGATGAATATGGATTTGATTATAAATTAATCTATTCACGAGAACCTAATATAAATCCAATAGGTGATTTTATAGCTATTTGTGATGAGTTTTTTATAACTATTGATTCGACTTCAATGCTTAGCGAAGTAAGAGCAAATAGTGATGCAAAAATTAATATTATTGAGTTAGAATCAAAAAAAGAGAATACAAAATATCATAAATTAGCATCTATAATAAATGATATGGATGAAAAATTAAATTTTGCGAAATTATTAAAAAAAATAAAAATTTAA
- a CDS encoding glycosyltransferase family 4 protein, whose amino-acid sequence MKIVQVIPELNEGGVERGVVELNREFVKKGIESFVISDGGKLENQINLDGGNHIKFDVCSKNIFTAFSRVNALKKILKEINPDIIHVRSRVPAWLVYFANKKSNIKVVSTVHGFNSVGFYSSIMQKSDAVICVSNSIKEYIQKHYQTSENKITVIPRGIDLELFNPKKIDETFIENFKKEFDLGDKFVVSSVGRVTQLKDYETFIKAILLVKKEIPNIIGLIVGGVRSDKEDYLNSLKNLIKELNLEENIIFTGSQSKIEQIYALSDVVISSSKKPESFGRAVAEAICMNKPAIATNHGGVKDIIIENVNGFFFEVGNDKELADNILKARTLKFDGYDYISTNFSLGNMVMKTIKVYEDLLK is encoded by the coding sequence ATGAAAATTGTACAAGTTATTCCTGAATTAAATGAAGGTGGAGTTGAACGAGGTGTTGTTGAACTAAACCGTGAGTTTGTAAAAAAAGGAATAGAGTCTTTTGTGATAAGTGATGGTGGAAAACTTGAAAATCAAATAAATCTTGATGGTGGAAATCACATAAAATTTGATGTTTGTAGTAAAAATATTTTTACAGCATTTTCAAGAGTAAATGCTTTGAAGAAGATTTTAAAAGAAATAAATCCAGATATTATTCATGTACGAAGTAGAGTTCCTGCATGGCTTGTTTATTTTGCAAATAAAAAATCAAATATAAAAGTAGTTAGCACTGTTCATGGTTTTAATAGTGTTGGATTTTATAGCTCAATTATGCAAAAATCAGATGCTGTAATTTGTGTTAGTAATAGCATAAAAGAGTATATTCAAAAACATTATCAAACAAGTGAAAATAAAATTACAGTGATTCCAAGAGGAATAGATTTAGAGCTTTTTAATCCAAAAAAAATTGATGAAACTTTTATAGAAAATTTCAAAAAAGAGTTTGATTTAGGAGATAAATTTGTAGTTTCAAGTGTGGGAAGAGTAACTCAATTAAAAGATTATGAAACTTTTATAAAAGCTATTTTACTTGTAAAAAAAGAGATTCCAAATATAATTGGTTTAATTGTTGGTGGTGTAAGAAGTGATAAAGAGGATTATTTAAACTCTTTAAAAAATTTAATAAAAGAACTAAATTTAGAAGAGAATATTATTTTCACAGGAAGCCAAAGTAAAATTGAGCAAATTTATGCTTTAAGTGATGTGGTAATTAGTAGTTCAAAAAAACCAGAGAGTTTTGGAAGGGCAGTTGCTGAAGCTATTTGTATGAATAAACCTGCAATTGCTACAAATCATGGTGGTGTAAAAGATATAATAATAGAGAATGTTAATGGCTTTTTCTTTGAAGTGGGCAATGATAAAGAGCTGGCAGACAATATTTTAAAAGCAAGAACTTTAAAATTTGATGGATATGATTATATTTCTACTAATTTTTCTTTGGGAAACATGGTAATGAAAACGATAAAAGTTTATGAGGATTTATTAAAATGA
- a CDS encoding inositol monophosphatase family protein, whose amino-acid sequence MNNLTASYKKSFIEAVILANKELYTYINKNLSLNDYEYTNITGFGGDNSLKIDLIAENIFIKHLEKFGNIYSEECGLLNTKKEFTIVIDPLDGSNNFYSKLPYYGTSIALQKNGITLAGFVTNLISAIIKYRAFDDEIKHLSLIKNENFIPISTNKTKISVFERAYEYPEICHKLSKNNIKFRSLGAVALSLGDADNYDFVLYCGKIREFDIAASLYICQDLYIYKTDKSLLISKNKQKFDLIKEFIKEV is encoded by the coding sequence ATGAATAATCTTACAGCCTCGTATAAAAAAAGTTTTATAGAGGCTGTAATACTTGCAAATAAAGAACTATATACTTACATAAATAAAAATCTATCTTTAAATGATTATGAATACACAAATATCACTGGTTTTGGTGGAGATAATTCTTTAAAAATAGATTTAATTGCTGAAAATATTTTTATAAAACATTTAGAAAAATTTGGGAATATTTATTCAGAAGAATGTGGATTATTAAATACAAAGAAAGAATTTACAATTGTTATTGATCCCTTGGATGGAAGTAATAATTTTTATTCAAAATTACCTTATTATGGTACTTCAATTGCTTTACAGAAAAATGGAATAACACTAGCTGGTTTTGTCACAAATTTAATATCTGCAATTATAAAATACAGAGCATTCGATGATGAAATAAAGCACTTATCACTTATTAAAAATGAAAATTTTATTCCTATTAGTACAAATAAAACTAAGATTTCAGTTTTTGAAAGAGCTTATGAATATCCAGAAATTTGTCATAAATTATCAAAAAATAACATAAAATTTAGATCTTTAGGTGCAGTTGCTTTGTCTTTAGGTGATGCAGATAATTATGATTTTGTATTGTATTGTGGAAAAATACGAGAGTTTGATATTGCGGCTTCTTTATATATTTGTCAAGATTTATATATTTATAAAACAGATAAATCCCTTCTCATCTCAAAAAATAAGCAAAAGTTTGATTTAATTAAAGAATTTATTAAAGAAGTTTAG
- a CDS encoding glutamate synthase subunit beta translates to MLNFTKFERINPEKRDVLQRLKDFNEVYQVFGKQRAVEQSDRCMQCGDPYCHTGCPLGNYIPAWLKQTATKNPDMAFALSNQTSPFPEILGRICPQDVLCEGACSLNTGHGAISIGAIETFISEDAFEKGMKPKFSDHKNDKRVAIIGSGPAGISAATFLLRKGFNVEMFERADRAGGLLMYGIPGFKLDKTTVDRRINWLLEAGMKLHTNCEIGKDKSISELEKEFDAIFLGIGATTSNTVKIQGEKSSNVHFAIDFLTGIQKRNLGNKNVNYIDVKDKKVVVIGGGDTAMDCVRTSVREGAESVKCLYRRDEKNMPGSKKEVVNAKEEGVEFVFNVSPKSIKVEKDLAVAVELLETSMSEADVSGRQKVVLVEGSEYLEEADVIILALGFSPEVPAFLKELNVETNSWGGIVIDSSYKTSNKKVYAGGDCQRGAHLAVTAAVDGREAAKAIIKELL, encoded by the coding sequence ATGTTAAACTTTACAAAATTTGAAAGAATTAATCCTGAAAAAAGAGATGTACTTCAAAGATTAAAAGATTTTAATGAGGTATATCAAGTATTTGGAAAACAAAGAGCAGTTGAACAATCTGATAGATGTATGCAATGTGGTGATCCATATTGTCATACAGGATGTCCTTTAGGAAATTATATTCCTGCATGGTTAAAACAAACTGCAACTAAAAACCCAGATATGGCTTTTGCATTATCAAACCAAACTTCTCCTTTCCCTGAAATTTTAGGAAGAATTTGTCCTCAAGATGTTTTATGTGAAGGTGCATGTTCATTAAATACAGGTCATGGTGCAATTTCTATTGGAGCGATTGAAACTTTTATTTCAGAAGATGCTTTTGAAAAAGGAATGAAACCTAAGTTTAGTGACCATAAAAATGATAAAAGAGTTGCAATTATTGGTTCTGGACCTGCTGGAATTTCGGCAGCAACATTCCTTTTAAGAAAAGGTTTTAATGTTGAAATGTTTGAAAGAGCAGATCGTGCTGGTGGACTTTTAATGTATGGAATTCCAGGATTTAAATTAGATAAAACTACTGTTGATAGAAGAATTAACTGGTTATTAGAAGCTGGAATGAAATTACATACAAATTGTGAGATAGGAAAAGATAAATCTATTTCTGAACTTGAAAAAGAGTTTGATGCAATATTTTTAGGTATAGGAGCAACTACTAGCAATACAGTAAAAATCCAAGGTGAAAAATCATCAAATGTTCACTTTGCTATTGATTTTTTAACAGGAATTCAAAAAAGAAATCTTGGAAATAAAAATGTTAATTACATTGATGTAAAAGATAAAAAAGTAGTTGTAATTGGTGGTGGAGATACTGCTATGGACTGCGTGAGAACTTCAGTTAGAGAAGGTGCTGAAAGTGTTAAATGTCTTTATAGAAGAGATGAAAAAAACATGCCAGGATCTAAAAAAGAAGTTGTAAATGCAAAAGAAGAAGGTGTTGAATTTGTATTTAATGTAAGTCCAAAATCAATAAAAGTTGAAAAAGATTTAGCAGTTGCTGTTGAATTACTTGAAACTTCTATGAGTGAAGCAGATGTTAGTGGAAGACAGAAAGTTGTATTAGTTGAAGGAAGTGAATATTTAGAAGAAGCTGATGTAATTATTTTAGCATTAGGTTTCTCTCCTGAAGTTCCAGCATTTTTAAAAGAATTAAATGTTGAAACAAATTCATGGGGAGGAATTGTAATTGATTCTTCATACAAAACTTCAAATAAAAAAGTATATGCGGGTGGAGATTGCCAAAGAGGCGCTCACTTAGCTGTTACTGCTGCTGTTGATGGAAGAGAAGCTGCTAAAGCTATCATAAAAGAGTTATTATAA
- a CDS encoding nucleotide sugar dehydrogenase: MNKKICIIGLGYVGLPLAHAFSKKYKVVGFDINEPRVNELRSGYDRTLELTDDEVKESISNGMIYSTNMDDIKDCNIYIVTVPTPIDSSNRPDLTPLIKSSQTIGKVLKKEDIVIYESTVYPGVTEEICVPELERESGMIFNKDFFCGYSPERINPGDKEHTVTKILKITSGSNPTIATVVDELYKSIITAGTHKASSIKVAEAAKVIENTQRDVNIALINELALIFDTMNINTNDVIEAAATKWNFIKLKPGLVGGHCIGVDPYYLTHKAEELGYKPNLILGARQINNGMGKYIAEKTIKLMIKSGKLIKDSNILIMGLTFKENCPDIRNTKVVDIIEELKDYGANIDVYEPWIDEKDKGYYNYNFVENPFENSKKYDSILVAVGHDKFKSLSQKEYDNIINGEKIIIDVKGIVPEPSWKL; this comes from the coding sequence TTGAATAAAAAAATATGTATCATCGGACTTGGATATGTAGGACTTCCATTAGCTCATGCATTTAGTAAAAAATATAAAGTTGTAGGTTTTGATATAAATGAACCAAGAGTTAATGAATTAAGAAGTGGTTATGACAGAACTTTAGAATTAACAGATGATGAAGTAAAAGAATCAATATCTAATGGAATGATTTACAGTACAAATATGGATGATATAAAAGATTGTAATATCTATATCGTTACAGTTCCAACTCCTATTGATTCATCAAATAGACCTGATTTAACTCCTTTAATTAAATCTTCTCAAACTATTGGAAAAGTTCTAAAAAAAGAGGATATTGTAATTTATGAATCTACAGTATATCCAGGTGTTACGGAAGAAATTTGTGTACCAGAACTAGAACGTGAATCTGGAATGATTTTTAATAAAGATTTCTTTTGTGGATATTCTCCTGAGAGAATTAATCCCGGTGATAAAGAACATACTGTTACAAAGATTCTTAAAATAACTTCTGGTTCAAATCCTACAATTGCAACAGTTGTTGATGAACTTTATAAATCAATAATAACAGCAGGAACTCATAAAGCTAGCTCAATAAAAGTTGCAGAAGCTGCAAAAGTAATAGAAAATACTCAAAGAGATGTAAACATTGCTTTAATAAATGAATTAGCATTAATTTTTGATACGATGAATATAAATACAAATGATGTAATAGAAGCAGCTGCAACTAAATGGAATTTTATTAAATTAAAACCAGGATTAGTTGGTGGACACTGTATTGGTGTAGATCCATATTATTTAACACATAAAGCAGAAGAGTTAGGATATAAACCAAACCTAATTTTAGGTGCTAGACAGATAAATAATGGAATGGGTAAATATATAGCTGAAAAAACTATCAAACTTATGATTAAATCTGGAAAATTAATAAAAGATTCAAATATTTTAATTATGGGATTAACTTTTAAAGAGAATTGCCCAGATATAAGAAATACAAAAGTAGTAGATATAATCGAAGAATTAAAAGATTATGGTGCAAATATAGATGTATATGAACCTTGGATCGATGAAAAAGATAAGGGTTATTATAACTATAACTTCGTAGAAAATCCATTTGAAAATTCAAAAAAATATGATTCGATTCTTGTGGCAGTTGGACATGATAAATTTAAATCGTTAAGTCAAAAAGAGTATGACAATATAATAAATGGTGAGAAAATTATAATAGATGTAAAAGGAATTGTTCCTGAACCTTCTTGGAAATTATAA
- a CDS encoding lipid A biosynthesis lauroyl acyltransferase: MKKIVYKLFLVVVFILRKMPRFLRRTFFKFVATCGYLFAKKTNEIIKTNLNFIFDNSLSDSQIKEIQKYSYFNMILWVQSLIENLDVTDEELKQTVQIENAHILENLRKENKPIILISAHYGNIEMLSCYINKFVIPLHQVARESNFEEIDEFIIKAREASGSKIIFKTGALKKLVKAMMKKEAVSLLIDQNINSKDGEEVEFLGKKAYQTSSSASLARKFDAYIVPLAIFNQENYKYKIKIYEPIIPVKTDNEKDDIKIISQLEANAISAIIKEDKKQWFWPHKRFKSHYKEIYEKNFNNK; the protein is encoded by the coding sequence ATGAAAAAAATAGTGTATAAACTTTTTTTAGTAGTTGTTTTTATACTAAGAAAAATGCCAAGATTTTTAAGAAGAACTTTTTTTAAATTTGTAGCTACTTGTGGATATTTGTTTGCTAAAAAAACAAATGAAATAATAAAAACAAATTTAAATTTTATTTTTGATAACTCTTTATCAGATTCACAAATAAAAGAGATACAAAAATATTCTTATTTTAATATGATTTTATGGGTTCAATCACTTATTGAGAATTTAGATGTTACAGATGAAGAACTTAAACAAACAGTTCAAATAGAAAATGCTCATATACTTGAGAATTTAAGAAAAGAGAATAAACCAATTATTTTAATTTCTGCTCATTATGGAAATATTGAAATGTTAAGTTGTTATATAAATAAATTTGTAATACCTTTACATCAAGTAGCAAGAGAATCAAACTTTGAAGAAATAGATGAATTTATAATAAAAGCAAGGGAAGCTTCTGGAAGTAAAATTATCTTTAAAACGGGAGCTTTGAAAAAATTAGTAAAAGCTATGATGAAAAAAGAAGCAGTTTCTTTATTAATTGATCAAAATATAAATTCAAAAGATGGTGAAGAAGTTGAGTTTTTAGGTAAAAAAGCTTATCAAACTTCTTCAAGTGCCTCTCTTGCTAGAAAATTTGATGCGTATATTGTTCCTCTTGCTATTTTTAATCAAGAGAATTATAAATATAAAATAAAAATTTACGAACCAATTATTCCAGTTAAAACAGATAATGAAAAAGATGATATAAAAATAATTTCTCAATTGGAAGCTAATGCAATATCTGCTATAATAAAAGAAGATAAAAAACAATGGTTTTGGCCTCATAAAAGGTTTAAAAGTCATTATAAAGAGATATATGAAAAGAATTTTAATAATAAGTGA